In Saccharomyces eubayanus strain FM1318 chromosome XV, whole genome shotgun sequence, a single window of DNA contains:
- the HRP1 gene encoding Hrp1p → MSSDEEDFNDIYGDDKPTTTDEVKKDEEPKKTDSGTSQLDQLAALQALSSSLNKLNNPNSNNSSSNNNSNESSSSSKQDGTANDKKEGSNEETKNEKPLENTASNANANVGSAGPSGLPWEQLQQTMSQFQQPSSQSPPTQQQMTQTKEERLKADLSKESCKMFIGGLNWDTTEDNLREYFGKYGTVTDLKIMKDPATGRSRGFGFLSFEKPSSVDEVVKTQHILDGKVIDPKRAIPRDEQDKTGKIFVGGIGPDVRPKEFEEFFSQWGTIIDAQLMLDKDTGQSRGFGFVTYDSADAVDRVCQNKFIDFKDRKIEIKRAEPRHMQQKSSNGGNNNAGGNNSGNSGNMNRRGGNFGNQGDFNQMYQNPMMGGYNPMMNPQAMTDYYQKMQEYYQQMQKQTGMDYSQMYQQQMQQMAMMMPGFAMPPNAMTLNQPQQDSGNAQGSPTPSDSDNNKSNDVQTIGNTSNTDSGSPPLNLPNGPKGPSSQYNDDHNNGYGYNRDRGDRDRGDRGDRGDRGDRDRDYNHRSGGNHRRNGRGGRGGGYNRRNNGYHPYNR, encoded by the coding sequence ATGAGTtctgacgaagaagatttcaaCGACATCTACGGCGACGATAAGCCAACCACCACTGACGAAGTGaagaaagatgaagaaccaaagaaaactgaCAGCGGCACTTCTCAACTAGATCAACTAGCCGCCTTACAAGCATTATCTTCTAGCTTGAACAAACTAAATAACCCAAATAGTAACAACAgtagtagtaataataatagtaacgAAAGTTCATCTTCTAGTAAGCAAGATGGCACTGCAaatgacaaaaaagaaggttcCAATGAAGAGACTAAGAATGAGAAACCACTAGAAAACACTGCTTCAAACGCCAATGCAAACGTTGGTTCTGCGGGACCTTCTGGCTTACCTTGGGAACAGCTTCAACAGACAATGTCACAATTCCAGCAACCATCTTCTCAATCACCACCCACTCAGCAACAAATGACCCAGACTAAGGAAGAACGTTTGAAAGCTGATTTGTCCAAAGAAAGTTGTAAGATGTTTATTGGTGGTTTGAACTGGGATACTACCGAGGATAATCTTCGTGAATATTTTGGTAAATATGGTACCGTCACggatttgaaaatcatGAAGGATCCTGCCACTGGTAGGTCCAGAGGGTTTGGTTTCttatcttttgaaaaaccttCCAGTGTCGATGAAGTGGTCAAGACACAACATATCCTTGATGGTAAAGTCATCGACCCTAAGAGAGCCATCCCAAGAGATGAACAAGACAAAACTGGTAAAATCTTTGTCGGTGGTATTGGTCCAGATGTCAGACCAAAGgaatttgaagagtttTTCTCTCAATGGGGTACAATTATTGATGCCCAATTAATGTTAGATAAGGACACCGGTCAATCAAGAGGGTTTGGGTTTGTCACCTACGACTCTGCTGATGCCGTTGATAGAGTTTGCCAAAATAAATTTATCGATTTCAAAGATCGTAAGATTGAGATTAAAAGGGCTGAACCAAGACATATGCaacaaaaatcatcaaatggTGGCAACAACAACGCAGGCGGTAACAACAGCGGCAACAGCGGCAACATGAACCGTCGTGGCGGTAATTTCGGTAATCAAGGCGATTTCAACCAAATGTACCAAAACCCAATGATGGGGGGTTACAATCCAATGATGAATCCACAAGCAATGACCGATTACTATCAGAAGATGCAAGAATACTACCAGCAAATGCAGAAACAAACTGGTATGGACTACTCTCAAATgtaccaacaacaaatgCAACAAATGGCAATGATGATGCCAGGGTTTGCCATGCCACCAAATGCAATGACTTTGAATCAACCACAACAAGATTCAGGCAACGCTCAAGGTTCCCCAACGCCTTCAGATTCTGACAATAACAAGTCCAATGACGTGCAAACTATTGGTAATACATCAAATACAGACTCAGGCTCTCCACCTTTGAATCTACCTAACGGTCCAAAGGGCCCATCCTCACAATATAATGACGATCACAACAACGGCTATGGCTACAACCGCGATCGCGGCGACCGTGACCGTGGTGACCGTGGTGACCGTGGTGATCGCGGCGACCGTGACCGTGATTACAATCATCGTAGTGGTGGAAACCACAGAAGAAACGGCCGTGGTGGTCGCGGTGGTGGATATAATAGACGTAATAACGGGTACCATCCATACAACAGGTAA
- the SMF1 gene encoding divalent metal ion transporter SMF1: protein MVKVGSSHAAVDVGVSETHQRNYVSEEVFEMKDKKDMTVAFDEEAPVKTFTANSSDHEGEEVYVSKRQVMRDVFAKYLKFIGPGLLVSVAYIDPGNYSTAVDAGASNQFSLLCIILLSNFIAIFLQCLCIKLGSVTGLDLSRACREYLPRWLNWTLYFFAECAVIATDIAEVIGTAIALNILIKVPLPAGVAITVVDVFLIMFTYKPGASSIRFVRIFECFVAVLVVGVCICFAVELAYIPKSTSVKKVFRGFVPSSQMFDHNGMYTAISILGATVMPHSLFLGSALVQPRLLDYDVQHGNYTVSSDDDNKKQSKSAEDVMEEKYFNYRPTNAAIKYCMKYSMVELSITLFTLALFVNCSILVVAGSTLYDSSEADGADLFTIHDLLSRNLAPAAGTIFMLALLLSGQSAGVVCTMAGQIVSEGHINWKLQPWQRRLATRCISIVPCLIISICIGREALSKALNASQVVLSIVLPFLVAPLIFFTCKKSIMKTEITVDHAEENRNAQKNNSNNCESESGVNAENGVMEGNVSDMELENSKDVKIVYMANNWLITVIAVIVWIFLSFLNIYAIVQLGISHGDVS from the coding sequence ATGGTCAAGGTTGGCTCTTCTCATGCTGCAGTTGACGTCGGCGTTAGCGAAACCCATCAAAGAAACTATGTCTCCGAAGAAGTCTTTGAAATGAAGGATAAAAAAGACATGACGGTGGCTTTTGACGAAGAGGCTCCGGTCAAGACTTTCACAGCCAACTCATCTGACCatgaaggagaagaagtaTACGTGTCGAAAAGACAGGTTATGAGAGACGTTTTTGCCAAGTACTTAAAATTCATTGGCCCAGGTCTATTAGTTAGTGTTGCTTATATTGATCCTGGTAATTATTCCACTGCTGTTGATGCAGGTGCTTCCAATCAGTTTTCATTGCTTTGTATCATCTTGTTATCCAATTTTATTGCTATATTCTTGCAATGCCTGTGCATCAAGTTGGGTTCCGTTACTGGGCTAGATCTGAGTAGAGCTTGCAGAGAGTACTTACCAAGATGGCTCAACTGGACACTGTACTTTTTCGCTGAATGCGCCGTTATAGCCACTGATATAGCAGAAGTCATTGGTACTGCGATTGCTTTGAACATTCTGATTAAAGTGCCCCTCCCAGCGGGTGTCGCCATTACTGTCGTGGATGTGTTTTTAATAATGTTCACATACAAACCAGGTGCATCTTCGATCAGATTTGTTAGAATATTTGAATGTTTTGTTGCAGTATTGGTTGTTGGAGTGTGCATTTGTTTCGCCGTGGAATTGGCCTATATTCCAAAGTCTACCTCGGTCAAAAAAGTGTTTAGGGGGTTTGTTCCATCATCTCAAATGTTCGATCATAATGGTATGTATACTGCCATCTCCATTTTGGGTGCCACTGTCATGCCACATTCCTTATTTTTGGGATCTGCTTTAGTACAACCAAGACTCTTAGATTACGATGTTCAGCACGGTAACTATACAGTTTCAAGTGACgatgataataaaaagcAATCAAAATCTGCTGAAGACGTCATGGAGGAAAAATACTTCAACTATAGACCCACCAATGCTGCCATCAAATATTGCATGAAATACTCAATGGTTGAATTAAGTATAACTCTTTTCACACTGGCCTTGTTTGTCAACTGCTCGATCTTAGTTGTAGCGGGTTCTACGTTGTACGATTCATCAGAAGCAGATGGCGCAGACTTATTCACCATCCACGATTTattatcaagaaatttgGCACCAGCAGCAGGTACGATTTTCATGTTGGCACTATTGCTAAGTGGTCAGTCTGCAGGTGTGGTTTGTACTATGGCGGGACAGATTGTCAGTGAAGGCCATATAAACTGGAAATTACAACCGTGGCAGAGAAGACTAGCCACAAGATGCATTTCTATAGTCCCATGTTTGATAATTTCTATTTGCATCGGTAGAGAAGCTTTGTCGAAGGCATTGAATGCTTCCCAAGTGGTATTATCTATCGTGTTGCCATTTTTGGTCGCACctttaattttcttcaCCTGTAAGAAAtctataatgaaaacagaAATCACTGTCGACCATGCCGAAGAAAACAGGAACGctcaaaagaacaatagTAACAACTGTGAATCCGAGAGTGGAGTAAATGCGGAGAATGGAGTCATGGAAGGCAATGTGAGTGATATGGAGCTAGAAAATAGCAAAGATGTCAAAATTGTTTATATGGCAAACAACTGGCTTATCACAGTGATCGCTGTTATCGTATGGATCTTTTTATCGTTCCTGAACATTTACGCCATAGTGCAGTTGGGTATATCCCATGGTGATGTGAGTTAA
- the RPS19A gene encoding 40S ribosomal protein eS19 has translation MPPQDSEGWFYKRAASVARHIYMRKQVGVGKLNKMYGGAKSRGVRPFKHIDASGSINRRVLQALEKIGIVEISPKGGRRISENGQRDLDRIAAQTLEEDE, from the coding sequence ATGCCACCACAAGACTCTGAAGGTTGGTTCTACAAGCGTGCTGCTTCTGTTGCCAGACACATCTACATGAGAAAGCAAGTTGGTGTTGGtaaattgaacaaaatgTACGGTGGTGCCAAGAGCAGAGGTGTCAGACCATTCAAGCACATTGATGCTTCCGGTTCCATCAACAGAAGAGTTTTGCaagctttggaaaagatcGGTATTGTCGAAATCTCTCCAAAGGGTGGTAGAAGAATCTCCGAGAATGGTCAAAGAGATTTGGATCGTATTGCCGCTCaaactttggaagaagacgaataa
- the MCH4 gene encoding Mch4p, which translates to MLNIPIIANTKRFFSPKDHGSHPTLDDDVELEVREGPSSGYHPNFNGDDAILKKNNDEVDLDTAKLTTVTSTVLNTPEGSLIYDDDKEFPDGGLQAWLVVFGAFMGLIPVFGLINSLGAIESYISKHQLKNISSSTTSWIFSLYLAISFLSCILSGGYFDRNGSVGLMCTGTVIYSGGLFALANCNSVWQFILAFSVCSGLGTGILMTPLIGAVATWFLRRRGIATSVSTMGGSIGGIVFPIMLRKLYKEVGFQWAIRILAFICVACLICASVFARERTKPIVQPFRSKSEVAKWYISSVFNWRYFLEGKFLFVAIGASFAESSLTSCATYLASYSMARGNTENAAYTMITASNAVGILGRYIPGYFADRFVGRFNVEIITISMAALLNFIMWLPFGGNSKVLWAYVCLWGFSTGSILSLTPVCIGQISKTTDFGKRYATVYLLQSLVTIPVLPIGGTLIGKGSVANYNHFIIFNSALMAAGAACYIISRHLCVGAKICKF; encoded by the coding sequence ATGCTGAATATCCCCATTATTGCAAACACCAAGAGGTTCTTTTCTCCCAAAGACCACGGATCCCATCCTACGCTAGACGATGATGTTGAACTGGAAGTGAGGGAAGGTCCGAGTTCAGGCTATCATCCGAACTTCAACGGAGATGACGctattttgaagaaaaataatgacgAGGTGGATCTTGATACTGCGAAATTGACGACTGTAACCTCAACGGTCTTGAACACCCCCGAGGGCTCTCTTATCTATGATGATGACAAAGAGTTCCCAGATGGTGGACTTCAAGCATGGTTAGTAGTCTTTGGCGCTTTTATGGGTCTTATTCCCGTGTTCGGTTTAATTAACTCCCTAGGGGCTATTGAATCATACATTTCCAAACATcaactgaaaaatatttcatcttccaCTACGTCTTGGATCTTTTCCTTGTATCTAGCTATCAGCTTTTTGAGTTGTATATTATCTGGTGGCTATTTTGACAGAAATGGTAGTGTTGGTTTGATGTGTACGGGTACAGTCATATATTCTGGAGGTCTTTTCGCATTAGCAAACTGTAACTCTGTTTGGCAATTCATTTTAGCATTTTCCGTATGCAGCGGACTTGGTACAGGGATTTTGATGACTCCCTTGATAGGGGCAGTAGCAACCTGGTTTTTAAGGAGAAGAGGTATTGCAACATCCGTCAGTACCATGGGTGGTTCAATAGGCGGTATTGTATTTCCCATTATGTTGCGAAAATTGTATAAAGAAGTCGGTTTTCAATGGGCTATTAGAATCTTGGCATTCATCTGTGTAGCCTGCCTAATTTGCGCTTCAGTTTTTGCCAGAGAAAGGACCAAACCTATTGTACAACCATTCCGATCTAAGTCGGAAGTAGCGAAGTGGTACATTTCCTCTGTGTTCAATTGGAGGTATTTCCTTGAGGGCAAATTCTTGTTTGTGGCAATAGGTGCCTCCTTTGCAGAGAGCTCCCTAACCTCATGCGCTACATATTTAGCATCTTACTCTATGGCCAGAGGAAATACAGAAAATGCAGCCTATACCATGATCACTGCTTCAAATGCTGTCGGTATCCTTGGGAGGTATATCCCAGGATATTTCGCAGACAGATTCGTCGGGAGGTTTAATGTAGAAATCATTACCATATCAATGGCCGCTCTATTAAATTTTATCATGTGGTTACCGTTCGGAGGTAACTCTAAGGTTTTATGGGCATACGTTTGTCTCTGGGGATTTTCAACAGGTTCTATCCTATCATTGACGCCTGTGTGCATTGGACAGATATCCAAAACCACCGATTTCGGCAAACGATATGCCACAGTGTACCTGTTGCAATCCTTGGTTACCATTCCTGTTTTACCCATTGGTGGTACATTAATTGGCAAAGGTAGCGTAGCTAACTATAACCATTTTATCATATTCAACTCAGCGCTAATGGCAGCAGGCGCCGCATGCTATATAATATCAAGACATTTATGTGTTGGTGCAAAAATTTGCAAGTTCTAA
- the RRI2 gene encoding Rri2p, protein MSDEDDNYDDFMLSDDQGMESIEMEEETDDEDEKMIRLDEQQDQNQEGEQYKQLMQDTVGKVDKERDACKVLFEQGQSFKEDEQYKEARDSFLKIYYREEFLGDESIDALLIWKFKSLNEILRLRAPSFKFQSNGTQDLALQVLEDTATMSVFLQRIDFQIDEKIFESLSDTFEALAPNWERVFLFDVEKVDKQNMICKMEFQKSLMDQFQWILKKSDKNDKLKKLQRIIRKKLLIAVIWHRRLTMEDIFIPEVSFQIQNLVCDMGSASFEEANDLESVSILLQYYILEFMKNARIKNRNLFKKCIDYFDLTTSKSLTFSQQSGSMVILYTSKAVWILDSDSENDVSFALMKYYDRKEELKNMFLQILKHLEEMGKFRERDIASLFHKFVLSGFIFTSMILEAISADKINPFDFEQVKIALGSPIVHVLQTIYKCFAELELRQLNANISRIPELSIILKKIIQDIYYLAQTLKLWRKIAQLYSCISINDIIDMLQVNENNEMTRDDLLTILMRSIMKDRSIVYFKLDLTSDLVYFGNENKVMLPRCSKEEFRLTSTSKEDGPTENAKLIDFEYVNDVGIYNNPTRIKTKSSKEFFNTLRKSRETVRLPKVSNQSNEGVFLPSYMRFATKYLELTKLASTNLS, encoded by the coding sequence ATGtctgacgaagatgacaaTTATGACGATTTCATGTTATCCGACGACCAAGGCATGGAATCCATTGAAATGGAGGAAGAAactgatgatgaagacgaaaagaTGATCCGGCTAGACGAGCAGCAGGACCAAAACCAAGAAGGGGAGCAATATAAACAGCTTATGCAGGATACAGTGGGGAAGGTCGACAAGGAACGGGATGCTTGTAAAGTGCTTTTTGAACAGGGCCAAAGTTTCAAAGAGGACGAACAATACAAAGAAGCTCGCGACTCATTTctaaaaatatattatagGGAAGAATTTTTGGGTGATGAAAGCATTGACGCACTTTTGATATggaaattcaaatcattgaatGAAATACTACGCTTAAGAGCGCCAAGcttcaaatttcaaagcaatGGTACACAAGACTTGGCACTCCAAGTTTTAGAGGATACAGCAACCATGTCAGTTTTTTTACAGAGAATTGATTTCCAAatcgatgaaaaaatatttgaatcaCTTTCAGACACCTTTGAGGCACTGGCGCCCAATTGGGAAAGagtatttttatttgaCGTTGAAAAGGTTGACAAACAAAATATGATCTGCAAAATGGAGTTCCAAAAAAGCCTCATGGATCAGTTTCAATggatattaaaaaaatctgacaaaaatgataaactTAAAAAACTTCAGCGTATCatcagaaaaaaattgcttaTTGCAGTTATTTGGCATCGAAGATTGACTATGGAGGATATCTTTATTCCTGAagtttctttccaaatacAAAATCTCGTATGCGATATGGGATCTGCTTCTTTTGAGGAGGCGAATGATCTAGAAAGTGTTTCAATACTGCTACAGTACTATATACTGGAATTTATGAAAAACGCACGGataaaaaatagaaacttGTTCAAGAAGTGCATTGACTACTTTGACCTGACGACATCAAAATCGCTTACTTTCTCCCAGCAATCGGGATCGATGgtaatattatatactTCCAAGGCAGTTTGGATTTTAGACTCAGATTCAGAAAACGATGTATCCTTTGcattgatgaaatattATGACCGGAAAGAAGAACTGAAGAACATGTTTCTCCAGATTTTAAAGCATTTGGAAGAGATGGGGAAGTTTCGAGAAAGAGATATTGCTTCTTTGTTTCACAAGTTTGTGCTCAGCGGCTTTATATTTACCAGCATGATTTTAGAAGCGATAAGTGCTGATAAAATCAACCcctttgattttgaacaGGTAAAGATTGCCCTAGGCAGCCCAATTGTTCATGTATTACAAACTATCTACAAATGTTTTGCAGAACTGGAATTAAGACAACTAAATGCAAATATATCTCGTATTCCAGAATTGTCTATTAtactaaagaaaatcattcaggatatttattatttagCCCAGACACTAAAACTATGGAGAAAAATTGCACAGCTTTACTCTTGCATCTCAATAAATGACATTATTGATATGTTACAAGTAAACGAGAATAACGAGATGACGAGAGACGATTTATTAACAATTTTAATGCGATCGATAATGAAAGACAGATCAATTGTGTATTTCAAGTTGGACTTGACCAGCGATTTGGTTTATTTCGgtaatgaaaacaaagtCATGTTACCGAGATGTTCCAAAGAGGAATTTCGTTTAACAAGTACGTCAAAAGAGGATGGGCCTACGGAAAATGCCAAACTCATAGATTTCGAATATGTCAACGACGTCGGAATTTACAACAACCCAACAAGGATAAAGACTAAATCTTCTAAAGAGTTTTTTAATACATTAAGAAAATCTAGAGAAACTGTTAGATTACCTAAAGTCAGCAACCAGTCAAATGAGGGGGTATTTTTACCATCGTATATGAGATTTGCCACCAAATACCTGGAATTGACTAAATTAGCCTCCACCAACCTCTCTTAG
- the MSN1 gene encoding Msn1p, with protein sequence MANNQHMGTSNLNENEAILTNRVAELERRMSMFEGIFHALSSRLDLHFKKYDVVVNSQQQQINELTAFLSTLLNDQQRHAEILSEKLSGTLHGVSATSISLSQTLDPQGFSDGPSAPNTQRNYGPVSLNNSEAANTQSEGAVSNETLFEDILNGNSQENDKNQQHPNSSNPINQENNPNPSVDGRFNKPQNYNPNLVTTLEDYTTNPPNNDGGQSQGLYISSTSSQSQQSPNLQKISPEHESAVEPSVQEGVPTFEEEQYETKTGLKRKRIVCTRPFEFIKSPHSVMEVWKEYTEGVNGQPSIRKMEALYQTAWRRDPAVNKRYSRRKVLWKAIQTGLNRGYSLNYVIEILENSRYVNDKQKVKQPIGWLCHSSHIPEILK encoded by the coding sequence ATGGCGAATAACCAGCATATGGGGACATCGAACTTGAACGAGAATGAGGCCATCCTAACGAACCGCGTTGCAGAGCTGGAAAGGAGAATGTCAATGTTTGAAGGCATCTTCCACGCGTTGAGTAGCCGTCTGGACCTtcacttcaaaaaatacgaTGTGGTAGTCAATTctcaacagcaacaaatCAACGAACTAACCGCGTTTTTATCAACTCTACTAAATGACCAGCAGCGCCACGCTGAAATCTTGAGTGAGAAATTGTCTGGAACGTTGCATGGGGTGTCTGCCACGTCGATATCTTTGAGTCAAACTCTTGACCCACAAGGCTTTAGTGATGGACCTTCGGCACCAAACACTCAGAGGAATTACGGACCGGTATCTTTAAATAACAGTGAAGCTGCGAATACACAGAGTGAAGGAGCCGTTAGCAACGAAACGCTGTTCGAGGACATTTTGAATGGCAATTCGCAAGAAAACGACAAGAATCAACAGCATCCTAACAGTTCGAACCCGATaaaccaagaaaacaacCCCAATCCTTCAGTGGATGGTCGGTTTAACAAACCCCAAAACTATAATCCCAACTTAGTCACTACGTTGGAAGATTATACAACGAACCCACCTAATAACGATGGTGGCCAAAGTCAAGGGCTATACATAAGCAGTACGTCTTCCCAGTCTCAACAGTCCCCCAATCTGCAGAAAATATCTCCCGAACATGAAAGTGCAGTGGAACCAAGTGTGCAGGAGGGCGTACCgacatttgaagaagaacagtaTGAAACTAAAACAGGCCTCAAGAGGAAACGAATAGTTTGCACAAGACCATTCGAATTCATCAAGTCACCACATTCAGTGATGGAGGTTTGGAAGGAGTATACCGAAGGAGTAAATGGACAGCCCTCcataagaaaaatggaaGCCCTGTATCAAACGGCATGGAGACGGGATCCTGCAGTGAATAAAAGGTACTCGAGAAGAAAAGTGCTTTGGAAAGCCATTCAGACAGGTCTTAACCGTGGGTATTCATTGAATTATgtcattgaaattttggaaaactcAAGATATGTTAATGACAAACAGAAAGTTAAACAGCCTATTGGTTGGTTGTGCCACAGCTCTCATATTCCAGAAATCTTAAAGTGA